From Chelonia mydas isolate rCheMyd1 chromosome 22, rCheMyd1.pri.v2, whole genome shotgun sequence, the proteins below share one genomic window:
- the RBM7 gene encoding RNA-binding protein 7 isoform X4: MHCWRLRSQSGPVRGDGRGGGRGQPDPVRGEPGPPGDRGADLRALPPGSSHASQDGNSSYSQHGSANTSPSSTPHSTPNSNRYDRSTDNTLATGFTSTQMLQRSFSSPDNLQRQMMNSGTRQQSQYSGKYGSPHADQSSYISPGQQQSHSFNQSSGSQMQRRPDGSSAQRKNRLNSHPYMDSRHFNREQRFGDYGSDHFYRGNRDEYSYEDRSPHDAGSDHYSRGNRDEYCYEDRSHDGWSHDYNRRENYRDGKWRPSRH, translated from the exons ATGCACTGCTGGCGCCTGCGCAGTCAGTCGGGGCCCGTGCGTGGAGATGGGCGCGGCGGCGGCCGAGGCCAACCGGACCCTGTTCGTGGGGAACCTGGACCCCCGGGTGACCGAGGAGCTGATCTTCGAGCTCTTCCACCAG gGAGTAGTCATGCATCTCAAGATGGCAATTCATCTTATTCCCAGCATGGATCTGCTAATACAAGTCCTTCCAGCACACCACATTCAACACCAAATTCAAACAG ATATGATAGGAGCACAGATAACACGTTAGCAACAGGATTCACATCCACGCAGATGCTGCAGAGGTCTTTCTCATCTCCTGATAACCTTCAGAGACAAATG atgaaTAGTGGTACACGGCAGCAGTCACAATACAGTGGAAAGTATGGTTCTCCACATGCAGATCAGTCCAGTTATATCTCACCGGGGCAGCAGCAGAGTCATTCATTTAATCAGTCTTCAGGCTCACAAATGCAGCGTCGTCCAGATGGATCGTCAGCACAGCGCAAGAACAGGCTGAACTCCCATCCTTATATGGACAGCAGACATTTTAACCGTGAGCAGCGTTTTGGAGACTATGGATCTGATCATTTTTACAGGGGGAATAGAGATGAGTACAGCTATGAAGACAGGAGTCCTCATGATGCTGGATCTGATCACTATTCTAGAGGGAACAGGGATGAGTACTGCTATGAAGACAGGAGCCATGATGGCTGGAGCCATGACTATAACAGAAGAGAGAACTACAGAGATGGCAAATGGCGCCCATCCCGGCATTAG
- the RBM7 gene encoding RNA-binding protein 7 isoform X1, with the protein MGAAAAEANRTLFVGNLDPRVTEELIFELFHQAGPVIKVKIPKDRDGKPKQFAFVNFKHEESVPYGMSLLNGIKLFGRPIKIQFRSGSSHASQDGNSSYSQHGSANTSPSSTPHSTPNSNSRYDRSTDNTLATGFTSTQMLQRSFSSPDNLQRQMMNSGTRQQSQYSGKYGSPHADQSSYISPGQQQSHSFNQSSGSQMQRRPDGSSAQRKNRLNSHPYMDSRHFNREQRFGDYGSDHFYRGNRDEYSYEDRSPHDAGSDHYSRGNRDEYCYEDRSHDGWSHDYNRRENYRDGKWRPSRH; encoded by the exons ATGGGCGCGGCGGCGGCCGAGGCCAACCGGACCCTGTTCGTGGGGAACCTGGACCCCCGGGTGACCGAGGAGCTGATCTTCGAGCTCTTCCACCAG GCAGGTCCAGTAATTAAAGTTAAAATACCTAAGGATAGAGATGGTAAACCAAAGCAATTTGCATTTGTGAATTTCAAACACGAAGAATCTGTCCCTTATGGAATGAGTCTGCTTAATGGGATCAAACTTTTTGGAAGGCCCATCAAAATTCAGTTCCGATCAG gGAGTAGTCATGCATCTCAAGATGGCAATTCATCTTATTCCCAGCATGGATCTGCTAATACAAGTCCTTCCAGCACACCACATTCAACACCAAATTCAAACAG CAGATATGATAGGAGCACAGATAACACGTTAGCAACAGGATTCACATCCACGCAGATGCTGCAGAGGTCTTTCTCATCTCCTGATAACCTTCAGAGACAAATG atgaaTAGTGGTACACGGCAGCAGTCACAATACAGTGGAAAGTATGGTTCTCCACATGCAGATCAGTCCAGTTATATCTCACCGGGGCAGCAGCAGAGTCATTCATTTAATCAGTCTTCAGGCTCACAAATGCAGCGTCGTCCAGATGGATCGTCAGCACAGCGCAAGAACAGGCTGAACTCCCATCCTTATATGGACAGCAGACATTTTAACCGTGAGCAGCGTTTTGGAGACTATGGATCTGATCATTTTTACAGGGGGAATAGAGATGAGTACAGCTATGAAGACAGGAGTCCTCATGATGCTGGATCTGATCACTATTCTAGAGGGAACAGGGATGAGTACTGCTATGAAGACAGGAGCCATGATGGCTGGAGCCATGACTATAACAGAAGAGAGAACTACAGAGATGGCAAATGGCGCCCATCCCGGCATTAG
- the RBM7 gene encoding RNA-binding protein 7 isoform X2, with amino-acid sequence MGAAAAEANRTLFVGNLDPRVTEELIFELFHQAGPVIKVKIPKDRDGKPKQFAFVNFKHEESVPYGMSLLNGIKLFGRPIKIQFRSGSSHASQDGNSSYSQHGSANTSPSSTPHSTPNSNRYDRSTDNTLATGFTSTQMLQRSFSSPDNLQRQMMNSGTRQQSQYSGKYGSPHADQSSYISPGQQQSHSFNQSSGSQMQRRPDGSSAQRKNRLNSHPYMDSRHFNREQRFGDYGSDHFYRGNRDEYSYEDRSPHDAGSDHYSRGNRDEYCYEDRSHDGWSHDYNRRENYRDGKWRPSRH; translated from the exons ATGGGCGCGGCGGCGGCCGAGGCCAACCGGACCCTGTTCGTGGGGAACCTGGACCCCCGGGTGACCGAGGAGCTGATCTTCGAGCTCTTCCACCAG GCAGGTCCAGTAATTAAAGTTAAAATACCTAAGGATAGAGATGGTAAACCAAAGCAATTTGCATTTGTGAATTTCAAACACGAAGAATCTGTCCCTTATGGAATGAGTCTGCTTAATGGGATCAAACTTTTTGGAAGGCCCATCAAAATTCAGTTCCGATCAG gGAGTAGTCATGCATCTCAAGATGGCAATTCATCTTATTCCCAGCATGGATCTGCTAATACAAGTCCTTCCAGCACACCACATTCAACACCAAATTCAAACAG ATATGATAGGAGCACAGATAACACGTTAGCAACAGGATTCACATCCACGCAGATGCTGCAGAGGTCTTTCTCATCTCCTGATAACCTTCAGAGACAAATG atgaaTAGTGGTACACGGCAGCAGTCACAATACAGTGGAAAGTATGGTTCTCCACATGCAGATCAGTCCAGTTATATCTCACCGGGGCAGCAGCAGAGTCATTCATTTAATCAGTCTTCAGGCTCACAAATGCAGCGTCGTCCAGATGGATCGTCAGCACAGCGCAAGAACAGGCTGAACTCCCATCCTTATATGGACAGCAGACATTTTAACCGTGAGCAGCGTTTTGGAGACTATGGATCTGATCATTTTTACAGGGGGAATAGAGATGAGTACAGCTATGAAGACAGGAGTCCTCATGATGCTGGATCTGATCACTATTCTAGAGGGAACAGGGATGAGTACTGCTATGAAGACAGGAGCCATGATGGCTGGAGCCATGACTATAACAGAAGAGAGAACTACAGAGATGGCAAATGGCGCCCATCCCGGCATTAG
- the REXO2 gene encoding oligoribonuclease, mitochondrial produces the protein MRGWLLGSNGRRLLAAVGAGVRNGATMAAGSMGQRMVWVDLEMTGLDIEKDQIIEMACLITDSDLNILAEGPNLIINQPDELLDGMSEWCKEHHGKSGLTKAVKESTISLQQAEYEFLSFVRQQTPPGLCPLAGNSVHADKKFLDKYMPQFMRHVHYRIIDVSTVKELCRRWYSEEFEFAPKKVASHRALDDIRESIKELQFYRNSIFKKKTDEKKRKLIENGESDKTVS, from the exons ATGCGTGGTTGGTTGCTGGGCTCCAACGGGCGCCGGCTGCTGGCGGCTGTGGGAGCCGGGGTCCGGAACGGAGCGACCATGGCTGCGGGCAGCATGGGGCAGCGGATGGTCTGGGTGGATCTGGAG ATGACGGGACTGGACATAGAGAAGGACCAGATCATTGAGATGGCTTGTCTCATAACTGATTCTGATTTAAACATTTTGGCTGAG GGTCCCAACCTGATTATAAACCAGCCAGATGAGTTGCTGGATGGCATGTCAGAATGGTGTAAAGAGCATCATGGGAAG TCTGGCCTTACTAAGGCAGTGAAAGAAAGTACAATTTCATTGCAGCAAGCAGAGTATGAATTTCTGTCATTTGTACGACAGCAAACACCCCCTGGCCTCTGTCCTCTTGCAG GAAACTCTGTACATGCAGATAAGAAGTTTCTTGACAAATATATGCCTCAGTTCATGAGGCATGTTCATTACAGGATAATTGATGTGAGCACTGTCAAAGAACTTTGCAG GCGCTGGTATTCAGAAGAATTTGAATTTGCACCAAAGAAGGTGGCTTCTCACAG AGCACTGGATGACATCAGGGAAAGCATCAAAGAACTTCAGTTCTACAGAAATAGCATCTTCAAGAAGAAAacagatgaaaagaaaagaaaattaatagaAAATGGAGAAAGTGATAAAACTGTGAGCTGA
- the RBM7 gene encoding RNA-binding protein 7 isoform X3: MHCWRLRSQSGPVRGDGRGGGRGQPDPVRGEPGPPGDRGADLRALPPGSSHASQDGNSSYSQHGSANTSPSSTPHSTPNSNSRYDRSTDNTLATGFTSTQMLQRSFSSPDNLQRQMMNSGTRQQSQYSGKYGSPHADQSSYISPGQQQSHSFNQSSGSQMQRRPDGSSAQRKNRLNSHPYMDSRHFNREQRFGDYGSDHFYRGNRDEYSYEDRSPHDAGSDHYSRGNRDEYCYEDRSHDGWSHDYNRRENYRDGKWRPSRH; this comes from the exons ATGCACTGCTGGCGCCTGCGCAGTCAGTCGGGGCCCGTGCGTGGAGATGGGCGCGGCGGCGGCCGAGGCCAACCGGACCCTGTTCGTGGGGAACCTGGACCCCCGGGTGACCGAGGAGCTGATCTTCGAGCTCTTCCACCAG gGAGTAGTCATGCATCTCAAGATGGCAATTCATCTTATTCCCAGCATGGATCTGCTAATACAAGTCCTTCCAGCACACCACATTCAACACCAAATTCAAACAG CAGATATGATAGGAGCACAGATAACACGTTAGCAACAGGATTCACATCCACGCAGATGCTGCAGAGGTCTTTCTCATCTCCTGATAACCTTCAGAGACAAATG atgaaTAGTGGTACACGGCAGCAGTCACAATACAGTGGAAAGTATGGTTCTCCACATGCAGATCAGTCCAGTTATATCTCACCGGGGCAGCAGCAGAGTCATTCATTTAATCAGTCTTCAGGCTCACAAATGCAGCGTCGTCCAGATGGATCGTCAGCACAGCGCAAGAACAGGCTGAACTCCCATCCTTATATGGACAGCAGACATTTTAACCGTGAGCAGCGTTTTGGAGACTATGGATCTGATCATTTTTACAGGGGGAATAGAGATGAGTACAGCTATGAAGACAGGAGTCCTCATGATGCTGGATCTGATCACTATTCTAGAGGGAACAGGGATGAGTACTGCTATGAAGACAGGAGCCATGATGGCTGGAGCCATGACTATAACAGAAGAGAGAACTACAGAGATGGCAAATGGCGCCCATCCCGGCATTAG